One window of the Sebastes umbrosus isolate fSebUmb1 chromosome 1, fSebUmb1.pri, whole genome shotgun sequence genome contains the following:
- the LOC119489372 gene encoding transcription factor HES-5-like isoform X2, translated as MAPTITAAMTDSQEHLTLTHKLRKPLVEKLRRERINSSIEQLKSLLGPEFLKQQPDAKLEKADILEMTVCVLRRLQQQHQQQRRLLKHFNKLQSSSDNNLREADFSLLSSTVQTSIIEEKSPIDSALWRPW; from the exons ATGGCACCTACAATCACTGCAGCAATGACCGATTCTCAGGAGCATCTGACTCTGACCCACAAG CTCAGAAAGCCTCTGGTGGAGAAGTTACGCAGAGAGCGAATCAACAGCAGCATTGAGCAGCTCAAGTCTCTCCTGGGTCCAGAGTTCCTCAAACAGCAGCCAGACGCCAAGCTGGAGAAAGCAGACATCCTGGAGATGACAGTTTGTGTCCTGAGacgactgcagcagcagcatcaacagCAGAGAAGACTGCTGAAGCACTTCAACAAGCTGCAGTCTTCCTCTGATAACAACCTGAGAGAGGCTGACTTCTCTCTTCTGAGCTCCACAGTCCAGACCAGCATCATCGAAGAGAAGAGTCCAATCGACAGCGCCCTCTGGAGGCCGTGGTAG
- the LOC119489372 gene encoding protein hairy-like isoform X1 → MKPAEIRFSLQRPLQHRDPDMAPTITAAMTDSQEHLTLTHKLRKPLVEKLRRERINSSIEQLKSLLGPEFLKQQPDAKLEKADILEMTVCVLRRLQQQHQQQRRLLKHFNKLQSSSDNNLREADFSLLSSTVQTSIIEEKSPIDSALWRPW, encoded by the exons ATGAAGCCAGCAGAGATCAGATTCTCTCTACAGAGACCTCTACAGCACAGAGATCCAGACATGGCACCTACAATCACTGCAGCAATGACCGATTCTCAGGAGCATCTGACTCTGACCCACAAG CTCAGAAAGCCTCTGGTGGAGAAGTTACGCAGAGAGCGAATCAACAGCAGCATTGAGCAGCTCAAGTCTCTCCTGGGTCCAGAGTTCCTCAAACAGCAGCCAGACGCCAAGCTGGAGAAAGCAGACATCCTGGAGATGACAGTTTGTGTCCTGAGacgactgcagcagcagcatcaacagCAGAGAAGACTGCTGAAGCACTTCAACAAGCTGCAGTCTTCCTCTGATAACAACCTGAGAGAGGCTGACTTCTCTCTTCTGAGCTCCACAGTCCAGACCAGCATCATCGAAGAGAAGAGTCCAATCGACAGCGCCCTCTGGAGGCCGTGGTAG